In Syngnathus typhle isolate RoL2023-S1 ecotype Sweden linkage group LG14, RoL_Styp_1.0, whole genome shotgun sequence, one genomic interval encodes:
- the nfic gene encoding nuclear factor 1 C-type isoform X8, giving the protein MTLDEFHPFIEALLPQVRAFAYTWFNLQARKRKYFKKHEKRMTKDEERAVKEELLGEKAEVKQKWASRLLAKLRKDIRPECREDFAMSVTGKKAACCVLSNPDQKGKMRRIDCLRQADKVWRLDLVMVILFKGIPLESTDGERLVKGGQCANPLLCVQPGHISVSVKELDLYLAYYVHHKEEGSSPARTASDQEDGRGTATDGPEFRDAFVTSGVFNVTELVRVSRTPVVSGVAPSFSIGELQGHLAYDLNHAIPQSVNMRRSLTSTSSGGSKRHKSGSVEEEVNSPGGEYYHSPSSPASSSRNWTDDMEGGVSPPVKKAELDSPSAREDSPRSFTQHHRPVIAVHSGLSRAHPSQSLHFASSSYFPHGAIRYPPHLGQDPLKDLVSLACEPANQSSHNGSNQLKASDHYLSSQMLAPGLGPSSLGRPADVKPASTSSDAATSSPTSPTYSAPGTPGTPPAARSSFVGIAPRDPGGLYQAQSWYLGN; this is encoded by the exons ATGACGTTG GACGAGTTCCACCCCTTCATTGAGGCGCTCCTGCCGCAGGTGCGCGCCTTCGCCTACACGTGGTTCAACCTGCAGGCCAGGAAGAGAAAGTACTTCAAGAAGCACGAGAAGAGGATGACCAAAGACGAAGAGCGGGCCGTTAAGGAAGAGCTCCTCGGCGAGAAGGCAGAG GTGAAGCAGAAGTGGGCCAGTCGCCTTCTGGCTAAACTGCGGAAAGACATCCGTCCAGAATGTCGAGAGGACTTTGCCATGTCGGTGACGGGCAAGAAGGCGGCCTGCTGCGTCCTGTCCAACCCTGACCAGAAAGGCAAAATGCGACGCATCGACTGCCTCAGACAGGCCGACAAG GTGTGGCGGCTGGACCTGGTGATGGTGATCCTGTTCAAGGGGATCCCGCTGGAGAGCACGGACGGCGAGCGTCTGGTCAAGGGTGGCCAGTGTGCCAACCCGCTGCTGTGCGTGCAGCCCGGACACATCTCCGTCTCCGTCAAGGAGCTCGACCTTTACCTGGCCTACTACGTCCATCACAAAG AGGAGGGGAGCAGTCCCGCTCGGACGGCATCCGATCAGGAGGACGGTCGCGGCACCGCGACGG ATGGTCCCGAGTTCCGAGACGCCTTTGTGACCTCTGGAGTTTTCAACGTCACCGAGCTGGTGCGGGTGTCCAGAA CTCCCGTCGTCTCAGGGGTGGCGCCGAGTTTCTCCATTGGCGAGCTTCAAGGCCACCTGGCCTATGATCTCAACCACGCAATCCCCCAGTCCGTCAACATGCGCCGCTCGCTCACCAGCACCTCGTCTGGCGG GAGCAAGCGGCATAAATCGGGCTCCGTGGAGGAGGAGGTGAACAGTCCAGGAGGAGAATATTACCACTCGCCGTCCTCCCCGGCCAGCAGTTCCAGAAACTGGACGGACGACATGGAAGGAG GTGTGTCTCCTCCAGTGAAGAAGGCCGAGCTGGATAGTCCTTCAGCGCGGGAGGACTCGCCCAGGTCCTTCACTCAGCATCATCGGCCTGTCATCGCAGTGCACAGCG GCCTGTCCCGCGCTCACCCGTCGCAGTCTTTGCACTTTGCCTCCTCGTCCTACTTCCCGCACGGAGCCATCCGTTACCCTCCTCACTTAGGCCAGGACCCACTGAAGGATCTGGTCTCTCTGGCCTGTGAGCCCGCCAATCAAAGCTCG CATAATGGCAGCAACCAGCTCAAAGCAAGCGACCACTACCTGTCCTCTCAGATGCTGGCGCCCGGCCTGGGGCCGTCGTCCTTGGGTCGGCCCGCCGACGTCAAGCCCGCCAGCACCTCCTCGGATGCGGCCACGAGCTCGCCCACGTCACCAA CGTACTCGGCTCCCGGAACCCCGGGGACGCCCCCCGCCGCTCGTTCTTCCTTTGTGGGCATCGCGCCTCGAGACCCCGGTGGACTCTACCAAGCCCAG tctTGGTATCTGGGCAACTGA
- the nfic gene encoding nuclear factor 1 C-type isoform X7, which translates to MTLDEFHPFIEALLPQVRAFAYTWFNLQARKRKYFKKHEKRMTKDEERAVKEELLGEKAEVKQKWASRLLAKLRKDIRPECREDFAMSVTGKKAACCVLSNPDQKGKMRRIDCLRQADKVWRLDLVMVILFKGIPLESTDGERLVKGGQCANPLLCVQPGHISVSVKELDLYLAYYVHHKEEGSSPARTASDQEDGRGTATDGPEFRDAFVTSGVFNVTELVRVSRTPVVSGVAPSFSIGELQGHLAYDLNHAIPQSVNMRRSLTSTSSGGSKRHKSGSVEEEVNSPGGEYYHSPSSPASSSRNWTDDMEGGVSPPVKKAELDSPSAREDSPRSFTQHHRPVIAVHSGLSRAHPSQSLHFASSSYFPHGAIRYPPHLGQDPLKDLVSLACEPANQSSHNGSNQLKASDHYLSSQMLAPGLGPSSLGRPADVKPASTSSDAATSSPTSPTYSAPGTPGTPPAARSSFVGIAPRDPGGLYQAQEGCHLQRSDRH; encoded by the exons ATGACGTTG GACGAGTTCCACCCCTTCATTGAGGCGCTCCTGCCGCAGGTGCGCGCCTTCGCCTACACGTGGTTCAACCTGCAGGCCAGGAAGAGAAAGTACTTCAAGAAGCACGAGAAGAGGATGACCAAAGACGAAGAGCGGGCCGTTAAGGAAGAGCTCCTCGGCGAGAAGGCAGAG GTGAAGCAGAAGTGGGCCAGTCGCCTTCTGGCTAAACTGCGGAAAGACATCCGTCCAGAATGTCGAGAGGACTTTGCCATGTCGGTGACGGGCAAGAAGGCGGCCTGCTGCGTCCTGTCCAACCCTGACCAGAAAGGCAAAATGCGACGCATCGACTGCCTCAGACAGGCCGACAAG GTGTGGCGGCTGGACCTGGTGATGGTGATCCTGTTCAAGGGGATCCCGCTGGAGAGCACGGACGGCGAGCGTCTGGTCAAGGGTGGCCAGTGTGCCAACCCGCTGCTGTGCGTGCAGCCCGGACACATCTCCGTCTCCGTCAAGGAGCTCGACCTTTACCTGGCCTACTACGTCCATCACAAAG AGGAGGGGAGCAGTCCCGCTCGGACGGCATCCGATCAGGAGGACGGTCGCGGCACCGCGACGG ATGGTCCCGAGTTCCGAGACGCCTTTGTGACCTCTGGAGTTTTCAACGTCACCGAGCTGGTGCGGGTGTCCAGAA CTCCCGTCGTCTCAGGGGTGGCGCCGAGTTTCTCCATTGGCGAGCTTCAAGGCCACCTGGCCTATGATCTCAACCACGCAATCCCCCAGTCCGTCAACATGCGCCGCTCGCTCACCAGCACCTCGTCTGGCGG GAGCAAGCGGCATAAATCGGGCTCCGTGGAGGAGGAGGTGAACAGTCCAGGAGGAGAATATTACCACTCGCCGTCCTCCCCGGCCAGCAGTTCCAGAAACTGGACGGACGACATGGAAGGAG GTGTGTCTCCTCCAGTGAAGAAGGCCGAGCTGGATAGTCCTTCAGCGCGGGAGGACTCGCCCAGGTCCTTCACTCAGCATCATCGGCCTGTCATCGCAGTGCACAGCG GCCTGTCCCGCGCTCACCCGTCGCAGTCTTTGCACTTTGCCTCCTCGTCCTACTTCCCGCACGGAGCCATCCGTTACCCTCCTCACTTAGGCCAGGACCCACTGAAGGATCTGGTCTCTCTGGCCTGTGAGCCCGCCAATCAAAGCTCG CATAATGGCAGCAACCAGCTCAAAGCAAGCGACCACTACCTGTCCTCTCAGATGCTGGCGCCCGGCCTGGGGCCGTCGTCCTTGGGTCGGCCCGCCGACGTCAAGCCCGCCAGCACCTCCTCGGATGCGGCCACGAGCTCGCCCACGTCACCAA CGTACTCGGCTCCCGGAACCCCGGGGACGCCCCCCGCCGCTCGTTCTTCCTTTGTGGGCATCGCGCCTCGAGACCCCGGTGGACTCTACCAAGCCCAG
- the nfic gene encoding nuclear factor 1 C-type isoform X6, with amino-acid sequence MTLDEFHPFIEALLPQVRAFAYTWFNLQARKRKYFKKHEKRMTKDEERAVKEELLGEKAEVKQKWASRLLAKLRKDIRPECREDFAMSVTGKKAACCVLSNPDQKGKMRRIDCLRQADKVWRLDLVMVILFKGIPLESTDGERLVKGGQCANPLLCVQPGHISVSVKELDLYLAYYVHHKEEGSSPARTASDQEDGRGTATDGPEFRDAFVTSGVFNVTELVRVSRTPVVSGVAPSFSIGELQGHLAYDLNHAIPQSVNMRRSLTSTSSGGSKRHKSGSVEEEVNSPGGEYYHSPSSPASSSRNWTDDMEGGVSPPVKKAELDSPSAREDSPRSFTQHHRPVIAVHSGLSRAHPSQSLHFASSSYFPHGAIRYPPHLGQDPLKDLVSLACEPANQSSHNGSNQLKASDHYLSSQMLAPGLGPSSLGRPADVKPASTSSDAATSSPTSPTYSAPGTPGTPPAARSSFVGIAPRDPGGLYQAQCLLFFVQLLSHLP; translated from the exons ATGACGTTG GACGAGTTCCACCCCTTCATTGAGGCGCTCCTGCCGCAGGTGCGCGCCTTCGCCTACACGTGGTTCAACCTGCAGGCCAGGAAGAGAAAGTACTTCAAGAAGCACGAGAAGAGGATGACCAAAGACGAAGAGCGGGCCGTTAAGGAAGAGCTCCTCGGCGAGAAGGCAGAG GTGAAGCAGAAGTGGGCCAGTCGCCTTCTGGCTAAACTGCGGAAAGACATCCGTCCAGAATGTCGAGAGGACTTTGCCATGTCGGTGACGGGCAAGAAGGCGGCCTGCTGCGTCCTGTCCAACCCTGACCAGAAAGGCAAAATGCGACGCATCGACTGCCTCAGACAGGCCGACAAG GTGTGGCGGCTGGACCTGGTGATGGTGATCCTGTTCAAGGGGATCCCGCTGGAGAGCACGGACGGCGAGCGTCTGGTCAAGGGTGGCCAGTGTGCCAACCCGCTGCTGTGCGTGCAGCCCGGACACATCTCCGTCTCCGTCAAGGAGCTCGACCTTTACCTGGCCTACTACGTCCATCACAAAG AGGAGGGGAGCAGTCCCGCTCGGACGGCATCCGATCAGGAGGACGGTCGCGGCACCGCGACGG ATGGTCCCGAGTTCCGAGACGCCTTTGTGACCTCTGGAGTTTTCAACGTCACCGAGCTGGTGCGGGTGTCCAGAA CTCCCGTCGTCTCAGGGGTGGCGCCGAGTTTCTCCATTGGCGAGCTTCAAGGCCACCTGGCCTATGATCTCAACCACGCAATCCCCCAGTCCGTCAACATGCGCCGCTCGCTCACCAGCACCTCGTCTGGCGG GAGCAAGCGGCATAAATCGGGCTCCGTGGAGGAGGAGGTGAACAGTCCAGGAGGAGAATATTACCACTCGCCGTCCTCCCCGGCCAGCAGTTCCAGAAACTGGACGGACGACATGGAAGGAG GTGTGTCTCCTCCAGTGAAGAAGGCCGAGCTGGATAGTCCTTCAGCGCGGGAGGACTCGCCCAGGTCCTTCACTCAGCATCATCGGCCTGTCATCGCAGTGCACAGCG GCCTGTCCCGCGCTCACCCGTCGCAGTCTTTGCACTTTGCCTCCTCGTCCTACTTCCCGCACGGAGCCATCCGTTACCCTCCTCACTTAGGCCAGGACCCACTGAAGGATCTGGTCTCTCTGGCCTGTGAGCCCGCCAATCAAAGCTCG CATAATGGCAGCAACCAGCTCAAAGCAAGCGACCACTACCTGTCCTCTCAGATGCTGGCGCCCGGCCTGGGGCCGTCGTCCTTGGGTCGGCCCGCCGACGTCAAGCCCGCCAGCACCTCCTCGGATGCGGCCACGAGCTCGCCCACGTCACCAA CGTACTCGGCTCCCGGAACCCCGGGGACGCCCCCCGCCGCTCGTTCTTCCTTTGTGGGCATCGCGCCTCGAGACCCCGGTGGACTCTACCAAGCCCAG tgccttttattcttcgtgcaactattgtcacaccttccctag
- the nfic gene encoding nuclear factor 1 C-type isoform X5 — protein MTLDEFHPFIEALLPQVRAFAYTWFNLQARKRKYFKKHEKRMTKDEERAVKEELLGEKAEVKQKWASRLLAKLRKDIRPECREDFAMSVTGKKAACCVLSNPDQKGKMRRIDCLRQADKVWRLDLVMVILFKGIPLESTDGERLVKGGQCANPLLCVQPGHISVSVKELDLYLAYYVHHKEEGSSPARTASDQEDGRGTATDGPEFRDAFVTSGVFNVTELVRVSRTPVVSGVAPSFSIGELQGHLAYDLNHAIPQSVNMRRSLTSTSSGGSKRHKSGSVEEEVNSPGGEYYHSPSSPASSSRNWTDDMEGGVSPPVKKAELDSPSAREDSPRSFTQHHRPVIAVHSGLSRAHPSQSLHFASSSYFPHGAIRYPPHLGQDPLKDLVSLACEPANQSSHNGSNQLKASDHYLSSQMLAPGLGPSSLGRPADVKPASTSSDAATSSPTSPTYSAPGTPGTPPAARSSFVGIAPRDPGGLYQAQTLGIPGPSRRPWARLL, from the exons ATGACGTTG GACGAGTTCCACCCCTTCATTGAGGCGCTCCTGCCGCAGGTGCGCGCCTTCGCCTACACGTGGTTCAACCTGCAGGCCAGGAAGAGAAAGTACTTCAAGAAGCACGAGAAGAGGATGACCAAAGACGAAGAGCGGGCCGTTAAGGAAGAGCTCCTCGGCGAGAAGGCAGAG GTGAAGCAGAAGTGGGCCAGTCGCCTTCTGGCTAAACTGCGGAAAGACATCCGTCCAGAATGTCGAGAGGACTTTGCCATGTCGGTGACGGGCAAGAAGGCGGCCTGCTGCGTCCTGTCCAACCCTGACCAGAAAGGCAAAATGCGACGCATCGACTGCCTCAGACAGGCCGACAAG GTGTGGCGGCTGGACCTGGTGATGGTGATCCTGTTCAAGGGGATCCCGCTGGAGAGCACGGACGGCGAGCGTCTGGTCAAGGGTGGCCAGTGTGCCAACCCGCTGCTGTGCGTGCAGCCCGGACACATCTCCGTCTCCGTCAAGGAGCTCGACCTTTACCTGGCCTACTACGTCCATCACAAAG AGGAGGGGAGCAGTCCCGCTCGGACGGCATCCGATCAGGAGGACGGTCGCGGCACCGCGACGG ATGGTCCCGAGTTCCGAGACGCCTTTGTGACCTCTGGAGTTTTCAACGTCACCGAGCTGGTGCGGGTGTCCAGAA CTCCCGTCGTCTCAGGGGTGGCGCCGAGTTTCTCCATTGGCGAGCTTCAAGGCCACCTGGCCTATGATCTCAACCACGCAATCCCCCAGTCCGTCAACATGCGCCGCTCGCTCACCAGCACCTCGTCTGGCGG GAGCAAGCGGCATAAATCGGGCTCCGTGGAGGAGGAGGTGAACAGTCCAGGAGGAGAATATTACCACTCGCCGTCCTCCCCGGCCAGCAGTTCCAGAAACTGGACGGACGACATGGAAGGAG GTGTGTCTCCTCCAGTGAAGAAGGCCGAGCTGGATAGTCCTTCAGCGCGGGAGGACTCGCCCAGGTCCTTCACTCAGCATCATCGGCCTGTCATCGCAGTGCACAGCG GCCTGTCCCGCGCTCACCCGTCGCAGTCTTTGCACTTTGCCTCCTCGTCCTACTTCCCGCACGGAGCCATCCGTTACCCTCCTCACTTAGGCCAGGACCCACTGAAGGATCTGGTCTCTCTGGCCTGTGAGCCCGCCAATCAAAGCTCG CATAATGGCAGCAACCAGCTCAAAGCAAGCGACCACTACCTGTCCTCTCAGATGCTGGCGCCCGGCCTGGGGCCGTCGTCCTTGGGTCGGCCCGCCGACGTCAAGCCCGCCAGCACCTCCTCGGATGCGGCCACGAGCTCGCCCACGTCACCAA CGTACTCGGCTCCCGGAACCCCGGGGACGCCCCCCGCCGCTCGTTCTTCCTTTGTGGGCATCGCGCCTCGAGACCCCGGTGGACTCTACCAAGCCCAG acattaggcatccccgggccatctcgtcgtccatgggcgagattgctgtag
- the LOC133167417 gene encoding alpha-2-HS-glycoprotein-like: MHWRRFFLILVFIAAMVARLLAVVMCCALAPAGLLGAPAEVTCGEDSATAAANLAVRHINEHHKHGFKFKLQEVRSSKYQAVEGGCHVDINMELKQSDCHITNPKLEDQCDFMMQSERGAVANCSSKLNVMGGVATVTNHNCVTKPELSNAEMAMICPDCPVLLPLNDETGVKAVEEAVKKFNRESNHQHYFALMEISSLTSGYIPSSGMRTYPKIALVETTCPKDSKIMHEACTPRCPDRAHHVFCETSYSNSNTEVGELRCELYLPKNSEPLADGEEEPTCGPLFHQSLEESACRAQLSTREPAIHQICPFPLAVPYAQA; encoded by the exons ATGCACTGGCGGCGATTCTTCCTCATCCTCGTTTTCATTGCGGCAATGGTGGCTCGCCTGTTGGCTGTTGTGATGTGCTGCGCCCTGGCCCCTGCGGGCCTCCTGGGGGCGCCGGCAGAGGTGACGTGCGGCGAGGACAGTGCGACGGCGGCGGCCAACTTGGCTGTTCGACACATCAACGAGCATCACAAGCACGGCTTCAAGTTTAAGCTGCAGGAAGTCCGCAGCAGCAAATACCAAGCA GTGGAGGGAGGCTGCCACGTTGACATCAACATGGAGCTGAAGCAGAGCGACTGTCACATCACCAACCCCAAACTGGAAGACCAGTGCGACTTCATGATGCAGTCGGAACGG GGCGCAGTCGCCAACTGTAGCAGCAAGTTGAACGTGATGGGAGGTGTGGCCACAGTCACCAATCACAATTGTGTCACCAAACCAG AACTCAGCAACGCAGAGATGGCGATGATTTGTCCTGACTGCCCGGTGCTGCTGCCTCTGAATGATGAGACGGGTGTCAAGGCGGTGGAGGAGGCGGTGAAGAAGTTTAACCGTGAGAGCAACCACCAGCATTACTTTGCCCTGATGGAAATTTCCAGTCTGACAAGCGGG TACATCCCGAGCAGCGGTATGAGGACCTATCCCAAAATCGCCCTGGTAGAGACCACCTGCCCCAAAGATTCTAAGATTATGCATGAGGCCTGCACGCCGCGCTGCCCGGACAGAGCT CACCACGTCTTTTGCGAGACCTCCTACTCGAACAGCAACACAGAAGTGGGGGAACTCCGGTGCGAATTGTATCTCCCCAAA AATAGCGAGCCGCTCGCGGACGGCGAGGAGGAGCCCACGTGCGGGCCCTTGTTCCACCAAAGTTTGGAAGAGTCGGCCTGCAGGGCGCAGCTGAGCACCCGCGAGCCGGCCATCCACCAGATTTGTCCTTTCCCGCTTGCCGTACCGTACGCGCAAGCGTAA